One Paenibacillus crassostreae DNA segment encodes these proteins:
- a CDS encoding energy-coupling factor transporter ATPase, translating to MNLENTKLIFDKVHFSYKKGQPVIENMSFTIEPGQFVAIVGANGCGKSTIAKLMDGLLLPKEGHVTLKSLDTSRPTDLDMIHEQIGFVFQNPEDQFITTTVMDEVIFGLENIRVPREEIRSRLDHALEAVQMKDYMRSMPHQLSGGQKQRVAIAAIVAMRPQIIIFDEATSMLDPQGREQVLSIMNELHRQGMTIIHITHHMEEVLSVDRILLIHKGRLEFDGDPLTFFETVNVTDYQLEPPFAVRLNKMLQKSTPLTTDWKEMIRLQWSIN from the coding sequence ATGAATTTAGAGAACACCAAGCTTATATTCGATAAAGTTCATTTTTCCTATAAAAAAGGGCAACCTGTCATCGAGAATATGAGCTTTACGATTGAACCAGGCCAGTTTGTGGCAATTGTCGGAGCCAATGGATGTGGTAAGTCTACGATTGCCAAGCTAATGGATGGATTGCTACTTCCAAAGGAAGGCCATGTGACTTTGAAGAGTCTCGACACGTCAAGACCTACAGATCTGGATATGATCCATGAGCAAATAGGATTTGTATTCCAAAACCCAGAGGATCAATTCATCACCACAACGGTTATGGATGAGGTGATATTTGGATTGGAAAATATTCGTGTGCCGAGAGAAGAAATACGAAGCAGGCTGGATCATGCACTAGAAGCTGTTCAGATGAAGGATTACATGAGGTCAATGCCACACCAGTTATCAGGTGGTCAGAAGCAACGCGTAGCGATTGCGGCGATTGTGGCCATGCGTCCGCAGATCATTATTTTTGATGAGGCTACTTCTATGCTTGATCCACAAGGGAGGGAGCAGGTACTTTCCATTATGAATGAGTTACACCGCCAGGGAATGACTATCATTCACATCACTCATCATATGGAGGAAGTATTATCAGTTGATCGTATTTTACTCATACATAAAGGCAGATTAGAATTTGATGGTGATCCATTAACCTTTTTTGAAACCGTAAACGTTACAGACTATCAATTAGAACCGCCCTTCGCGGTGAGATTAAATAAAATGTTACAAAAATCAACGCCATTAACGACAGATTGGAAGGAGATGATTCGCTTACAATGGTCTATCAACTAA
- a CDS encoding Lsa family ABC-F type ribosomal protection protein, which translates to MSLINVTNLTFAYDGSYDNIFENVNFQIDTDWKLGFTGRNGRGKTTFLNLLLGKYEYKGNISANVSFEYFPFHVVNKGENTLDVIDNIYPDYLHWKLMRELSLLEVSEDVLYRPFDSLSNGEQTKVLLATLFLKENRFLLIDEPTNHLDMNARKLVSDYLNAKSGFILVSHDRSFLDNCVDHILSINKSNIEVQKGDFSDWWENKKRQDNFELTENEKLRKDIKHLAESAKRTSTWSHEVEKTKNGTTNSGSKLDKGYVGHKAAKMMSRSKAIEHRQQSAIHEKSKLLKNIENSDSLKISQLAFHKNQLIELEKVSIVYGEKTVCSDISFTIEQGERIALSGKNGSGKTSIIKLICSEDIQYTGTFRKGSQLKISYVSQDTSHLQGNLTDFAAKYEIDESLFKAVLRKLDFSRIQFEKDISAYSGGQKKKVLIAKSLCDNVHLHIWDEPLNFIDVISRMQIEELLLEYSPTILFVEHDRGFYNSIATKVIEL; encoded by the coding sequence CATTAATAAATGTTACAAACTTAACCTTTGCGTATGATGGCAGTTACGATAACATATTTGAGAACGTCAATTTCCAGATCGATACCGATTGGAAATTAGGATTTACAGGAAGAAACGGGAGAGGGAAGACGACATTTCTTAACTTATTACTTGGCAAATATGAATACAAAGGAAATATTTCAGCTAATGTTAGCTTTGAATATTTCCCATTTCATGTAGTAAATAAAGGAGAAAATACTCTTGATGTAATTGATAACATTTACCCAGACTATCTCCACTGGAAATTGATGCGTGAACTCTCTTTACTCGAGGTTTCCGAAGATGTTCTATACCGACCCTTTGATTCATTGTCCAATGGAGAGCAAACGAAGGTATTACTGGCTACTTTATTTCTGAAGGAGAATCGTTTTCTATTGATTGATGAACCCACCAATCATCTAGATATGAACGCAAGGAAACTTGTTAGTGATTATCTCAATGCCAAAAGTGGATTCATTCTGGTGTCTCACGACAGATCGTTTCTAGATAACTGTGTAGACCATATCCTCTCCATTAATAAGAGCAACATAGAAGTTCAAAAAGGTGATTTCTCCGATTGGTGGGAGAATAAAAAGCGTCAGGATAACTTTGAGCTAACGGAGAACGAAAAGCTAAGAAAAGACATTAAACACTTGGCGGAATCTGCTAAACGAACGAGTACATGGTCACATGAAGTAGAAAAAACAAAAAATGGAACAACGAATTCCGGTTCAAAGCTAGATAAAGGGTATGTTGGCCACAAAGCTGCTAAAATGATGAGTCGATCTAAAGCCATTGAGCATAGACAGCAATCTGCTATTCATGAAAAATCCAAACTTCTGAAAAATATTGAAAATTCAGATAGCTTGAAAATATCACAACTTGCATTTCACAAGAATCAACTTATTGAACTAGAAAAAGTATCCATAGTTTATGGCGAGAAGACGGTATGTTCGGATATAAGTTTTACGATAGAGCAAGGTGAGCGAATTGCCCTTTCAGGTAAAAATGGTTCTGGAAAAACAAGTATTATCAAGCTTATTTGCAGTGAGGATATACAATATACAGGTACTTTTAGGAAAGGGAGTCAGTTGAAAATTTCCTATGTTTCACAGGACACATCTCATCTCCAAGGAAATTTAACGGATTTTGCTGCTAAGTACGAGATTGACGAAAGCCTTTTTAAAGCAGTTTTAAGAAAGCTTGATTTTTCGAGAATACAATTCGAAAAGGATATTTCAGCTTATAGTGGTGGTCAGAAGAAGAAAGTGCTGATTGCAAAAAGTCTTTGCGATAACGTTCATTTGCACATTTGGGATGAACCTCTTAATTTCATTGATGTAATTTCTCGCATGCAGATAGAAGAGTTACTGCTTGAATACTCACCAACCATCCTTTTTGTGGAGCATGATAGAGGGTTCTACAATAGCATTGCAACAAAGGTTATTGAACTCTAA
- a CDS encoding ATP-binding cassette domain-containing protein yields the protein MVYQLNNVSVHYANQVALQNVSCTIQEGKWISVIGQTGAGKSTFVKVLKGLLPSVDGDYWIDQEPIPRDAKGQLKVVPDIGYVFQYPEHQCFETSVYKELAFAPKLHGYSQQQITKSIEKILPQVGLSEELLPLAPFQLSGGQLRRVAIASVLMMDPKLLILDEPTAGLDPVSRTALLQLLKHWQQQDNRTILFVSHQMNDVAEYSDEVMVFHEGYLRGHYATSTLFLEQTQLLAKLGLSLPEPVQLLKLVEELSGQKIKVASCREQDIIDKVWPIWHTRSC from the coding sequence ATGGTCTATCAACTAAACAATGTGAGCGTTCACTATGCCAATCAAGTGGCTTTGCAGAATGTCAGTTGCACAATCCAAGAAGGTAAATGGATTTCCGTCATTGGTCAAACAGGGGCTGGCAAGTCTACATTCGTCAAAGTGCTGAAGGGGTTGCTTCCTAGCGTCGATGGAGACTATTGGATAGATCAGGAGCCTATTCCTAGAGATGCCAAAGGACAATTAAAAGTCGTTCCTGACATAGGATACGTTTTTCAATATCCGGAGCATCAATGTTTTGAAACGAGCGTGTACAAGGAACTTGCCTTTGCACCGAAGCTACACGGATATTCACAACAGCAGATAACGAAGTCTATTGAAAAGATTTTACCCCAAGTGGGTTTGTCAGAAGAACTTCTTCCATTGGCACCATTTCAATTAAGCGGGGGACAATTACGGCGTGTAGCGATTGCTTCGGTATTGATGATGGATCCGAAATTACTTATTTTAGATGAACCAACAGCAGGTCTTGACCCAGTAAGCCGCACTGCACTGTTGCAATTATTAAAGCATTGGCAACAACAAGACAATCGTACCATTCTATTCGTATCACACCAGATGAACGATGTAGCTGAATACTCTGATGAAGTTATGGTATTTCATGAAGGATACCTAAGGGGGCATTATGCTACCAGCACTTTATTTCTTGAACAGACACAATTACTTGCGAAACTCGGATTATCACTTCCAGAACCTGTGCAGCTATTAAAGTTGGTCGAGGAATTATCTGGTCAGAAAATTAAGGTTGCAAGCTGTAGAGAGCAGGATATTATTGACAAAGTGTGGCCGATCTGGCACACAAGGAGTTGCTAA
- a CDS encoding biotin transporter BioY, whose protein sequence is MKTKEMVYAALFAALIGVLGMIPPIPLGFIPVPVTAQTLGVMLAGCFLGKKTGTISLILFIVLVALGLPLLSGGRGGLSVFVGPTIGYFLSWPVAVFCIGYMTEKVWSSLKTWKLIAINIVGGVVLISLIGAPVMAMITHTSVWAGLVGAIAFLPGDCIKAIIAAVIVTQLKSVSPIEQNAHNR, encoded by the coding sequence ATGAAAACAAAAGAAATGGTTTATGCCGCATTATTTGCTGCATTAATCGGTGTATTAGGCATGATTCCACCCATTCCACTAGGTTTTATACCCGTACCCGTCACTGCACAAACCCTTGGTGTCATGCTAGCTGGATGCTTTTTAGGAAAGAAGACGGGTACGATTAGCTTAATTTTATTTATCGTTCTAGTCGCTTTAGGTTTACCTTTATTATCTGGTGGACGTGGAGGTCTATCTGTATTCGTAGGACCAACTATTGGATACTTTCTAAGCTGGCCAGTGGCCGTATTTTGCATCGGATATATGACTGAAAAAGTGTGGTCTTCGTTAAAAACATGGAAATTGATCGCCATTAATATAGTTGGTGGTGTTGTACTTATTAGTTTAATCGGTGCGCCGGTCATGGCTATGATTACACATACTTCTGTATGGGCTGGACTAGTGGGTGCTATCGCCTTTTTACCAGGTGATTGTATTAAAGCCATTATCGCAGCCGTGATAGTAACACAATTAAAATCTGTAAGTCCGATTGAACAAAACGCGCATAACAGATAG